GGCGGGGCGGAAATCGGCCACCGCAGCGGCCATGATCAGCGCCTCTGCCTCGGGAGCGTGTTTGGTGACCGCGTCCTGCAGTTGTGCCGCGGAGCTGATGTGCACCACGTCGACCCCGGCCGGGTCGGGCAGCCCGACGGTGTGCCCCGCGATGAGGGTCACCTCTGCGCCACGCTGAGCGGCGACCCGGGCTATCGCGTATCCCTGCTTGCCCGAGCTGCGGTTTCCGATGAAGCGCACGGGATCCAGCGGCTCGCGGGTGCCGCCCGCGGTGACCAGGACGCGCACCCCTGCCAGATCGTGCGGCAAGGCGTCGGCGCGGGCCAGTAGTAGTTGCGCCAGGGTGGTGATCTCTTCGGCTTCGGGAAGGCGACCGGGACCGGTGTCGGCACCGGTAAGCCGCCCGGAGGCCGGTTCCAGCACCACGGCGCCGCGGTCGCGCAGCGTCGCGACGTTGTGCTGCGTTGCGGCGTGCAGCCACATCTCGGTGTGCATTGCGGGGGCGAAGAGCACTGGACAACGCGCGGTCAGCAGCGTCGCGGTCAGCAGGTCGTCCGCGCGACCGCTGGCAGCACGGGCCAGCAGATCCGCGGTGGCAGGGGCAACCACGACCAGGTCGGCATCCTGGCCCAGCCGCACATGCGGCACCTCGGGAACATCCTCGAACACCCCGGTGCGGGCCGGCTCACCCGAGAGCGCCTCGAAGGTGGCGGCACCGACGAACTGCAGAGCGGACTCGGTGGGAATGACCCGGACGCTGTGCCCGGCCTCGGTGAGCTGGCGCACCACAGTACAGGCCTTGTAGGCGGCGATTCCCCCGCCCACTCCGACGATGATCCGCGACACAGCCCGGACCTCAGGCCCGATGCTCTTCGCGCGAGCCGCTCATCGCAGCTTCTACTCGCCTTCGGTGTGCTCGAGCAGGTCGCCGTGGATCTCGCGCAGCGCGATCGACAGCGGCTTCTCCTGCAGACCCGGCTCGACGAGCGGACCCACGTATTCGAGGATGCCGTCACCCAACTGGTTGTAGTAGTCGTTGATCTGGCGGGCACGCTTGGCCGCGTAGATCACCAGGGCGTACTTGCTCGACGCACGCGCCAGCAGCTCATCGATCGGCGGGTTGGTGATGCCCAGCGGCGTGTCGAGAGCGGCGTCGTAGCTGTCGGTGCCCGGTTCGACGATGACGTCGGTCTGGGAGGTGCTCACTAAAGAATCTCCTGGATAGGTATATGGCGCTGAATATGGCTGGCGCGGTACTCGCGGTGCTGTGCCGGTTGCGGCCGGTCAACGTCCGGCCAATAACGATACCAACTGTGCGCAGGCATTATCCAACTGGTCGTTGACGACGACGACATCAAAGTCGGTTTGAGCCGCCATTTCCACCTCGGCGGTTTCCAATCGCCGGGCGATCACGGCCTCCGATTCGGTGCCACGACCGGTCAGCCGCTCCACCAGCGCCTCCCAACTCGGTGGCGCCAGGAAGACACTGAGGGCCTGCGGGAGCGCGGCCTTGATGGCCCGCGCGCCGGCCAGGTCGACCTCGATCAGAGTCGGCCTCCCCGCCTCCATGGCCTCGTGGACGGGCGCGGCAGGAGTTCCCGAGCGCTGCAGTCCGCCGTGGATATCGGCCCATTCCAGCAGTGCACCGGTGTCGATCAGCCGCTGGAACTCCTCGGCGGTGACGAAGTGATAGTCCACGCCGTCCACCTCACCGGGCCGTGGAGCCCTGGTGGTGGCGGAGACGCTGAAGAAGAGCCCGTCGACGTCATCGCGTAGCCGACGTACGACGGTGGATTTACCGACGGCTGAGGGGCCGGATAGGACTACTACCCGGCCCCTCGTCGAAGCTGTCATCTGGAGAAGATCAGGAGAAGTCGAACCGCTCCAGCAGCGCCTTGCGCTGACGGTCGCCGAGGCCACGCAGACGGCGGGTCGGGGCGATCTCCAGCTCGGTCATGATCTCCTGCGCCTTCACCTTGCCAACCTTGGGCAGAGCCTCCAGCAGTGCGGAAACCTTCATCTTGCCCAGGACCTCGTCGGTCTCGGCGTCCTTGAGCACCTGCTTGAGATTGGTGCCACCTTTCTTGAGCTTCTCCTTGAGCTCGGCCCGGGCGCGGCGGGCGGCAGCCGCCTTCGCCAACGCGGCGGCGCGCTGCTCGTCAGTCAACTGTGGAAGGGCCACGATTCCTCCGTCTCATACGAAACTCGTCGGTTTTTCTGATCGGCTGGAAAACAACCAGCCAGCGACAGCGACCGTACCCACGCCAACCGACATATGTGAACCCCACCCCCCTGTTCTCGGTGAAAATCGCCTGCTAGAGGGGCCGCAGGCGATCCTGTCGAGCAACCATCACATCCTTGCCATCTCACCCGGCATTTCACCAGGTCGCCGCTGAATTATGTTGCATCGCAATGTGTTTCGTGGAGACTTGACAACACCACCGATTTGTATACCCGAACCGGAGACAAGCAAACCGTGATTGCCGTGAGGGCAAACTGAAAATCTCGTGTGAATCTCGTGTTGCGCGTGTCGCGACCCGTCAACGTTCAGTTGAAGAGACGCAGGTGAACGCGCCGACATCAGAGCACCGTGAAGGTGCTTAGCAAGGCATAGCAGTTGCTGGGTAGGGTGCCGAATATGGGTGAGTCCGTGCGCCCATCACGTGAGCGTGATCGGGTTTTAGATGCCGTGAGGCTCGTGTCACTGGCCACCGTCGTGGCCTACCACGTCCTCGCGGGTAGCCCTACCCTCGTCAAGGGCAAACCAGCTATGTCGTCGAATTACAACGTGCACTGGCTGTTTTGGCTGATCCCACTGATGCCACTGTTCTTCTTCGCCGGAGCCGCAGCAAACCTCCCTTCCTGGGAGTCCGGCAGGTCCTGGGGGCAGTTCCTGATGGGCCGGGCCACGCGACTCTTCCGCCCGGTGTTCTATTTCCTGGCCTTCGTGGCACTGGCGACCACCTTGCTACGCATCACCATGGGCAACTCACCACAACTCCTGTATCTGGAGATGCGACACGTCGAGCTGCTCTGGTACGTGGGTGCCTACCTGCTGACGCTGGCATTCATGCCCTGGCTCGCTCGCATCGACAGCGGCGAGCGGCTCGGCTGGTTTGTAGCGGCAATGTGCCTGTTCACAGCCGTGATCGACACCATCAGCGTCATCACCGATACGTGGGTGACGACAGGCTGGGTGAACATGATCTTCATGTGGCTGGTACCCGCGGCGTTGGGCATCGGATATCAGCGCAAGCTCATCCCCAGCGGGACCGCGTTGACGACCGCGGCGCTCGCCCTGGCAGCCACGGTCGCGCTGGCGACAATCGGCCCGTACCCGTCGGGACTGATCGCCAACATGCCGCCCACCTTGCTGCTGACCACCAGCGCCATCGTCGAATGCCTGGCTGTGGTCGCCTTTGCGCCGGCCATCGCACGCTGGCTGCAGGGTGCCCGGACATGGCGATTCCTGGAGCTGTGCAACAGCGGCAGCATGACGATCTACCTGTGGCACTGGGTGGTCACTTTCCTGCTGTCCTACGGGGTCTACCTGGTTCTTCGTGTCGGACTACTGAGTCAGCACGACCCGTGGTACTGGCCGGGAAACATACTGCGACTGGTCATCGTGTGCGCCATCGTGGCCGTCTTCTTCGTCCCTCTGCGGGCCACCGAGCGCCGAGCGCTCCCCTGGTGGGACCGACCGGTGCCGGCGATGGACAGAGGGCGCGATATCACCGTCGGCGTGCTCGTCCTGGCCTGCGCGATACTCACGCTCGTCTACACCCGCATCTACGTGATCAATCCCCACTGGGGCGGTTTCACCCCGATCGGGAGGTGGGTAGTGGTCGCCTCGCTGCTGCCGCTGGTCGCCGCGCGCTTCTTATGCCGAAACCCGTTGTCCGGCTACGTCTCTCAGACCAGTGGCCAACTGGCGATGACGCCGTCAGCGAGGTAGGAAGCCAGGGATTTCAGTGTGCGGATTGTGTCGATTTTTCCATCGATTTTCGACCGGATTCGCACGCTCGACTGAAACCGCCCAGCTCAATCCCGCAGATAGGCGACGCTGTCACGCAACCGGCCGACCGCGGCGCGCAGTGCCGTCACATCAGGTCCGGCACGCAGTACCTCGCGTGAGACCGCAGGCAGCAGCAACGATCCCGCAGCCCCGCCCAATCCGCGCAGATCCTCGGGCCTACCGCCCTGTGCACCGAGCCCGGGAACGAGCACGGGTCCACCGATCGACGACAGATCGGGCGGATCGGCAACGGTCACCCCGACCACCACACCCACGGAACCCGGACCGGCCTCCTCGGCGTTCAGTGCGGCGACCTGGTCGACCATCGCCTGCGCGACGGTCGACTCCCCGGCACGAGCCCGCTGCACCGGGGGTGCTTCTGGATTGGAGGTGGCGGCGAGCACGAAGACGCCGCGATCGCGTTCGCGTGCCAGCTCCAGCAGCGGCGACAACGATCCGAAGCCCAGGTACGGCGAAGCGGTCACCGCATCGGAGCTCAACGGCGAGGCGCCCACCCAGGCCTGCGCGTACGCGGCCATGGTCGATCCGATGTCTCCACGCTTGGCATCGGCCAGCAGCAGCACACCGGCCTCACGCAATCCCGCGATGGCCCGCTCCAGTACCGAATAACCTGCGGCGCCGTAGGATTCGAAGAACGCAACCTGCGGCTTGACGATCGCAACATCGGCGAACGCCTCCACGCAGATATCGCTGAATCGGGCCAGCCCCGAAACGTCCGCCTCAAAACCCCACGAACGCAATAGCTCCGGGTGCGGATCGATCCCCACACACAGCGGGCCGCGCGCTGCAGTCGCGGCCTGTAACCGTGCACCGAAGGTCACCGCCCTCCCAGGCTCTTCGCCCGAGAGGCTCATCGCAGACCCGCGTGGAGTTCCTGTAGCGAGCGCACGCCGATATCGCCGCGGATGCCCGCCTCGATGCCCTGCACCGCCGCCGAGGCGCCCTGCACCGTGGTGATGCACGGGATGTTCATCGAGACCGCGGCAGACCGGATCTCGTAGCCGTCGACGCGAGGACCGGAATTCCCGTACGGGGTGTTGATCACCATCGCCACCTCGCCGGCCTTGATCACGTCCACCGCCGACTGTGCCGGCAGGCCGCCACCGGGCTCCTGGTAGTGCTTGCGCACCTCTTCACAGGGGATCCCGTTGCGGCGCAGCATCTCCGCCGTGCCTTCGGTCGCCAGCACCTTGAATCCGAGATCAGCCAGCCGCTTCACCGGGAACACCAATGAACGCTTGTCGCGGTTGGCCACCGAGACGAATATGGTGCCCGCCTTGGGCAGCGACCCGTAGGCCGCGGTCTGGCTCTTGGCGAACGCACTGCCGAAATCGGCGTCGATGCCCATGACCTCGCCGGTCGACTTCATCTCGGGCCCCAGCAGGGAGTCCACCCCGCTGCCATCGGCCTTGCGGAAGCGGTGGAACGGCAGCACGGCCTCCTTGACGGCGACCGGTGCACCTGGTGGCGAGGTGGCGCCGTCGCCCTGCGCGGGCAGCAGACCTTCCTCACGCAGACCGGCAATGGTGGCGCCCAACATGATCCGGGAGCATGCCTTGGCCAACGGTACCGCCGTGGCCTTGGACACGAACGGCACCGTACGGCTCGCACGCGGGTTGGCCTCCAGCACGTACAGCACATCGTCCTTGAGCGCGTACTGCACATTGAGCAGACCCACCACACCGATGCCCTGCGCGATGGCCTCGGTGGCCTTGCGCACCTTTTCGATATCGCTGCGGCCCAGGGTGACCGGCGGCAGCGCACACGCGGAGTCACCGGAGTGAATACCGGCCTCCTCGATGTGCTCCATCACGCCCCCGAGGTAGATCTCGGTGCCGTCGCACAGCGCGTCCACGTCGATCTCGATGGCGTCTTCGAGGAAGCGGTCCACCAGCACCGGATGCTCGGGCGAGAGCTGAGTGGCGCGGGCGATGTAACCGTGCAGGGTCTCCTCGTCGTAGACGATCTCCATGCCGCGCCCACCCAGGACGTAGGAGGGACGCACCAAAACCGGATATCCGATATCGGCGGCGATCTGCTTGGCCTGCTCGAAAGTCGTTGCGGT
The nucleotide sequence above comes from Mycobacteroides saopaulense. Encoded proteins:
- the coaBC gene encoding bifunctional phosphopantothenoylcysteine decarboxylase/phosphopantothenate--cysteine ligase CoaBC; translation: MSRIIVGVGGGIAAYKACTVVRQLTEAGHSVRVIPTESALQFVGAATFEALSGEPARTGVFEDVPEVPHVRLGQDADLVVVAPATADLLARAASGRADDLLTATLLTARCPVLFAPAMHTEMWLHAATQHNVATLRDRGAVVLEPASGRLTGADTGPGRLPEAEEITTLAQLLLARADALPHDLAGVRVLVTAGGTREPLDPVRFIGNRSSGKQGYAIARVAAQRGAEVTLIAGHTVGLPDPAGVDVVHISSAAQLQDAVTKHAPEAEALIMAAAVADFRPAHVATNKIKKSQNADGDAPIELLRNADVLAGVVRARADGQLPKMRAIVGFAAETGDANGDVLFHARAKLKRKGCDLLVVNAVGEGRAFEVDSNDGWLLSAQGDGEVAEVVLEHGTKVLMASRIVDAVVGLCQ
- the rpoZ gene encoding DNA-directed RNA polymerase subunit omega; translation: MSTSQTDVIVEPGTDSYDAALDTPLGITNPPIDELLARASSKYALVIYAAKRARQINDYYNQLGDGILEYVGPLVEPGLQEKPLSIALREIHGDLLEHTEGE
- the gmk gene encoding guanylate kinase, which codes for MTASTRGRVVVLSGPSAVGKSTVVRRLRDDVDGLFFSVSATTRAPRPGEVDGVDYHFVTAEEFQRLIDTGALLEWADIHGGLQRSGTPAAPVHEAMEAGRPTLIEVDLAGARAIKAALPQALSVFLAPPSWEALVERLTGRGTESEAVIARRLETAEVEMAAQTDFDVVVVNDQLDNACAQLVSLLAGR
- the mihF gene encoding integration host factor, actinobacterial type; this encodes MALPQLTDEQRAAALAKAAAARRARAELKEKLKKGGTNLKQVLKDAETDEVLGKMKVSALLEALPKVGKVKAQEIMTELEIAPTRRLRGLGDRQRKALLERFDFS
- a CDS encoding acyltransferase family protein; this translates as MGESVRPSRERDRVLDAVRLVSLATVVAYHVLAGSPTLVKGKPAMSSNYNVHWLFWLIPLMPLFFFAGAAANLPSWESGRSWGQFLMGRATRLFRPVFYFLAFVALATTLLRITMGNSPQLLYLEMRHVELLWYVGAYLLTLAFMPWLARIDSGERLGWFVAAMCLFTAVIDTISVITDTWVTTGWVNMIFMWLVPAALGIGYQRKLIPSGTALTTAALALAATVALATIGPYPSGLIANMPPTLLLTTSAIVECLAVVAFAPAIARWLQGARTWRFLELCNSGSMTIYLWHWVVTFLLSYGVYLVLRVGLLSQHDPWYWPGNILRLVIVCAIVAVFFVPLRATERRALPWWDRPVPAMDRGRDITVGVLVLACAILTLVYTRIYVINPHWGGFTPIGRWVVVASLLPLVAARFLCRNPLSGYVSQTSGQLAMTPSAR
- the pyrF gene encoding orotidine-5'-phosphate decarboxylase encodes the protein MSLSGEEPGRAVTFGARLQAATAARGPLCVGIDPHPELLRSWGFEADVSGLARFSDICVEAFADVAIVKPQVAFFESYGAAGYSVLERAIAGLREAGVLLLADAKRGDIGSTMAAYAQAWVGASPLSSDAVTASPYLGFGSLSPLLELARERDRGVFVLAATSNPEAPPVQRARAGESTVAQAMVDQVAALNAEEAGPGSVGVVVGVTVADPPDLSSIGGPVLVPGLGAQGGRPEDLRGLGGAAGSLLLPAVSREVLRAGPDVTALRAAVGRLRDSVAYLRD